aatgttGTTTAACTGTTTTTTCAGGAAAAATATTGTAACACTGTAATTGAATTTTTGTTTACTAagattaatgttttgttttatgtaatacAAGAATGTACAAAAAAAGTGAAATGGTAGGATACCATTATGACactaaaaatgtatgtaaagtTTTTTGACATAGGTATTGTCCTGAACACGTGTCAAGCATACTTACCTGGCACAGGAGTGACTTTGATCAAGAAGGAAGTCCTCCCAGCGCGAGGCCATGGCATTGCACATTTACGCTGTGGTTGACCGTTGCGATTCCCTCAAATGTAGGGAACTCGGGTGTAAAATTTATGGTAGCGGGGGACTGCGTTCGCGCTAACCCCCAATTATGAACTAAAAGTAGAAAGTGAATCGTTTTTATATGGTTTTTTAGTAACTgtgttgttttaattttgtatggaagcaccatctacgcatgtgtgccactgttaaaaaaaaatgttgattcaaattcagtaaatattatatttgtataaatgcaGTATTTGTAATACATTACGATATAAATTGTCTAGAGATGCATAGGCATGGGAAATTtacaaaatagataaaaatatatacatttttagcTTTAGTTTTAAAGTTGTTACAAGTGTGCCATTTATTGGAATCTATATTCATTCTATTTTGGCAAATCGCACCGTTAGGTATTGTCTGACGTGTGGCGATGTTGTAAGAGTTTAATTCAATAAAGGTATGCTTAATTCGAGGTGGAGGCCGTCGTGGTTCAACGAAGGTAGGCCTAATTTTTCTTAAAATCCCTCATATTAAAATGTCCACTTTGGTATGATAATGAATACTAACCAGGGAAAGTGACATTAAATGTCCCTGTATCATTTCATATGTCTATACTTTATACAGTTGTACAGTATATAGGCCATGCCAAATTTCGTTTTTCTAATTGTTTTTTCCCTTTTATACAAATCATAGGAAGAATTTCTTTCCAAAAGGAATGAAGGAAAAATTACATTCTGAAATAGAAACTTGTGTTATACGTAACCAAATCTGAATATAAAGTATTCCATCTGGATCAAATAGATTGGAACACACATGTGCTTTCTTTGTTTTTGTGTGACAATGGCGACCAAGTACAATGATGCTTTAAGGTAAGTGGTTTAATAGTACAGGTTCTGTACTTttatcaaacaattaaaaatgctCAGTTGGactaatttatttatgattatactgtattatgacTATTTATTTACTCTATTTAACTAATTGAGGGTGAGAAAGAACCTGtggtctatttatttattggttctCTAAATACgttatgtatatacagtactactgtatacaaatatttttggtATTGATATATTTTTCGTCTGAGAGTGTACCACTATTATTTGTTCAATCGAAAggttttaatacaaaaaaaatacacaaatacatacattattttgaatcctaaatgtaatttaatttttgtcaatgtcaaatactgtataaaccAAGTGgaacataaaaaacatttagaacATACTTTGGATGGTTTAAATAAAtacttgaaaacaaaaatatacattttatgaaCATCCGAGCAGGattatatgtacagtaggcTACATCTGTTTTACTAGAAAGCAACAAACTCGTAATTTGCACTGATGCTCTCGGGCATCATAGCTTCCGCCATCAACGGTAGTCATACTATAGTTGGTCAATGACCATATCTTGAGTACGCCCTCTAGCCAATCTAAATAAACTCATTGGAAGGATTGGGAACGCATGTTTTTGGTATATGCGTATATGTTGGTTACGCTCTTGCTTTGCATAACACGTTTTTCATGTGTAATCGAAGTCTAGGCCATTTAGTTGCCAACAACAGTTACAGTTTATTCGATTATGATAATTGCCTACACATTGACACACAACAACTGTactttataaatactgtactttgatAATCaagttacaaaataaaaataaaatgttcttatgaaataagataataattatCTATTTCTAGCAACACgcatacaatattattttcaccaATTCACCGTCTTTAATTGTAAACAGGCCAATTACATTAACATTGGCGTTATATGTTACGTAACGATGTTTTAAGTTGATGTTCTCGCACAAACGTTGATCTAtgtgaagcttggttcccactagaacgtaacgcatggacgtaaacgcaacgcaagcgttttaaccaatgacaagcgaagttatagacagtttagcaatcacaagcgaataagccatcgcttgtgatgggtcaattcacttgcgttacgcccttgtgttgcgtcgctagtgggaaccagtaCGCTTAATCAACGGGTTCTTGCCGCATGTGTTAACTTCCTCTATTCATTACCATTACAAGTCACTTTCAATGTCTTCCCTTGCATTTAAACACTTCTTTAACCCCATTAAGTTGAATTTCATTCTTTTGCAATTAAAGCCCATGACAGTCTGTAATGTTTGAGTTTGTATTTAAGAGTAGTCATTTATAAATGCCTTGATATTTGTTCCATTGATAATATACTTTCAAAATGTCTATTTGTATATGTGATACCTTTTGCATActctttaattatgaataaatgGATCAGGTCGTCTCCCTTCCCCATTTATATACAACTCGTTAACACACTCAACTATTTCGCTTTTTTTTGATATGTTTgaattttgtttcatttgtCGTCGGGAATATAACACATAGTGCAATTTGGATTAACGTGTAGCCTACATTCCTGTCTAGAATAGCTGGTCTAAGTATATCATTAGATGGTTGGCATACTTGTAATGCTACTACTGATTTCTACAAATAGTTTGAGTTTTTTTTAGAACTACAATATTAACTAATGGTGTAATAATAGTTAATTcagttttttcagtaatttaattTTGGGATCAATTCCGTTTTTAATATGGTAACTTGTCTATAGATCTCACGGATGTTAGGCCCATTTTAATCTATAAATGCCATATGGTGTAGGCCCTACGTGTACGCTCAATTGTCACGGAGGTACAATGCTATTCGGTGGGATGACATGAAGAACTACGTTATAATGTAGTAGTTATATTCTATGACctaatatcttattttaattttatttatggtCAATTATGTTTAATTCTAATATGATTTAGACTTTTTCTTAACATCAATAGTATAAAAGAGACAAATACATACAAATAGATAGAAAAGTATAGCAATACCATAATACATTGCAGTAGTTGTTTCTCTTTTGAGCATACATAAATACTCAAAATTAACTTAGTCTTATAGACCTTCCTAATAAATGTCAGGGTAAAACAATTgctatttttaatatttctcTGTCCATCGATGTACCAGTCTGTCTATTGGTCCACTGTCTTTATGTCATGTCCTGTTCGCACGTTAGTCTGCCTGCCAATTATTGGTACCGTAATGTTGTAGGATTGATCTATTAATCTTcgtctattattataatttagcaACGCCTTGTCAATCTGTAATGTCAAAATAATATCCAACCAAAGTCTAATCTGTCCGTTTGTTTGTCAGTCAAACAGCAACATCATCAGCGGTCGACAGTCGCCGTGTTTATAGATGGGGACTTATTTAATCTTAACATTCGTTTAAACGCAATTCTAAAGTTATTGTTACATAGTGGATATATAAACGGATTCATTGCGGAGTTTATATAGCCTAACCAAATGGtggaataataaaaatgttcattAACACAGTTTTCACAGAATGGAACGatcataaaaacaacaaaatacgGTAACCAGCAAATAACAAAACATCCAACAATGGCTCCTAGTTGCTTCAAAGCTTTCTTTTCCTTGCTCAATGAAAATCGTTTTATCTTCCCGAGAGTTTCACCAGCAATCCCGGTTTGTAGACTCATCCCTATTTTCCTGGATAGTGACGCAGTTCTGGAAAATCCCGAACCGGCGTCTCCGTTAGAGCGTGGCACTAAAGATGGCCTACCCTGAATGTGTTTTTGCCGTGGGAACGAAGCCGATTTGGATTTCATACATTGTAACATTACGCTATTATGATTTTGAATACTAATCGCTTCCTCGTTCTCTTTGACGGTTTGCAACGCCATGTACGAAGACGCTTCGAACTGTTGGCTGCTGACAGTCCGACGTACCCGCCGTTTTTTGGGCGGGACTTTTGATTGCGTTTGTTGGCTCGTGTTTGTTTCTTCTTTCTTTGCATCCGTTGAAACGTACGTGTTATTGGTAAATTCCGGTGGTATATATTCCAAATTACTTGTACATCGTCGTAAGTGTAATTTCGGGGATGACAATccattttgtaaaaattgtttttcgTTTATGTTTTCATTGTCTGCTTCTGCACTGAGTTTTGACGTCATTTCTGATAAATCCATTTCAAAATTACTGTTTGAATCGACCTGATATCCATTCTCTTTTAAGTCATCATCATCTTCGATTTCTATTTCTGTCGATGTATGTCCCACGTGTTTCAATTTCAGTAATTCCTCTAATTGTTCACAGCCGTTGTGGTTTGGTCGGTTGATGGCGTTATTTTTCTTAGGAGTGTCGTTACAAATTGTCCCTTCTTTACTTGTACTCAGTGACTCGTATTCATAATCGAATTCGTCTCCAAATGATCCGCCCTGTGCGCTTGTTAAATCCAATTGTTGCGTAACAATACGTGCTTCTTCATCAATGCTTTTCTTTTTAAATCCATATGTTTTTCTTCCAACTGCTAACTCACTTCGTCTCCTAATCTCCCAATATATTCGTATGTATATATAGATCATAATAAACAGTGGGATGTAGAAATTGAACGCCGCAGTGATTATCTTAAAAATGAGATTGTTATAAAATTCAGTCTCGCATGTATCGCTAGCAATACTTCGCTGTCCATCCAGAAAAACTAAATGCCAAAATAAAATCGGTATAATCCACAAAGATGAAAAAATCCAAACAAATGATATCATGACGGAAGCCCGTTTTACCGTTCTTTTTCGAATATATCGTAACGGTGACGTAATTGACCAATAGCGGTCTAAActtagtataaataaattaaagatagACGCTGTGCTACAGACATAATCAACCGATAACCACGCTTGACATACGGGTATTCCTAGGATCCATTTATCGCTAACAAATAGAAACATACTTAATGGCGTTACGATCATTCCTATCAACATGTCTGCCACTGCAAGACTCATTATAAAATAGTTACTGACTGTCTGTAAACGCTTTTCAGTTCTGATTGCGTGTATCACTAACGCGTTACCGATAAATGTTACAATACTGACGCATACCATAAACGTTGCGACCGGTATTACTATTGTTAAGGACATAGTAGTAGCGTCATTATCATTTGTAGTTGATGAGTTTGTACCGCTAGTTTCAATAGTTGCATCTCGTTGAACCGGATGTGAAAATTGCATTTGCGAAGAAAGTTGTTGATCCATTATATCCAACTAACAAAAAATCGTTAGAGCATCGCACCTTTCAACATCTGAAATCTGGAGAAAAGGAAAACTACATTAGGAAACATCTACATAATGTGAAACCAACAAGCTGTAAAAACATAAAAgtcaaaaattaaattaataatttatattacagtattaataatttatgtttaatttacgATCTTTCTAATTTTGTTAACGCAACTGAAATCAAATCTGATattttatgaaacatttaaaggCAATCATCCGATAGATCACCACCTGTACGCAATTGATGCTTCCTTgctaaaaatatacagtaagcATCACGCACTAAGCGCAGTAAAACACATTTGAATAGGGCTATAcgcctaaaaaaatatttggaaACACAGAAGTTGATGCAAACACGTATATGTTGCCTCGTGGCTGGTAGCTTCGCCAGCTTTGAGCGACATTGGTAGACGTCTTTTTTGACAAATtggtaatatatttttttaatggcagcCGTGGCTTAAAGCAATTAATAATCCTATCGAAGGCTTTGCTATTTTCTAATTCGTTTGTATTAGCAGCTAAAAAATGCTGATTTTTACCATACATAATTTGTATACTTCATCATTAGCAAGAAAAGTGATACTGCGCATCGTAACTGATTTCATTTTCTGCACGCAGCTGCAATGCGTATGCAAGTGATAGttaattttgttgatttatacattgattaaaaacaatcCTTTCAAATAACGATTAAAATAACATGTATGTATGTTAGTAGTCATAAATTTGATAATCATCCCTCCAAGTAACACCTTTTTGGCACAACCAAGGGTCCGAGTTTGTCTCATATCCATGTCACAAGGGTGTGGAGAGAGTAGTTCTTTGTTAAAAAATTTCTATttatcatacattccaataattatcgatctatagtttcccctatgcttcataatttttgggattttatttgtgttacacgagcttgttgaaaataagcactttcttatcagtgggggatagttcaaattacacagtaaaatctctattcttttgtacacaaattttgtagagaggcattttaaaaagctatgaaaaataaacgctgtggtaaaaaatgttatcagatgactaaatataggtaatataacttgaattttacatttctggtatttttattcaacttcagatttttattttcatgatatagcaaaaattatccaccatatatccaccatctttttttcaccttctagggagtaactacctaactactgaaaaacgtcttcctggtttttatgacagaattttgcaaaattttgtatttgaccaggaaaattcatgttttttcgtcatgatttctgttacaaatattttatttatgtacaattagcCAGATACTATacttaaaattcatgcctgtacctgagctttaacatAACAATTCgtaaaataatttcaattcaaaatttTGATTTATTAGACAGTAGGCTACATTAAGTATTGCATAACCttcaaaataatttgtattaactATAATACATGTTTAATATGTAAAACAAAATCCACGGTCATTTTAACGACAATGATGACTTGGCCTTTAGATAGTAATTATTCATTTCAAGTGGAAAACGTCACGAACACATTTGTTAACGACCAAAAAATGTTCatctataattaatataataaaaaattataccttattttcaaatcaaaatagtttttaaatgtCTTGCAAATGTATAAACCGTCGAATAATACACTTATAGTACCTAACCTTTAGGCCTACGAGATAGAAACGGTTCCATTGTCAAGAGCTTGAACAAATATTCAGATACCTTTCGAATGAGAGGAGAGAATCGTAGAATATGTTCAAGATTCCTTGAGTTCTGTCCTCCCACTCCACAGTGTACATTATTTTTCGGTTCAGACGATGTTACCCGAGGCTTCGCGAAAACGTGCACCCATCTTGAAAATGGAAGAGTGTCAATATCTCTTCTATCAAATGCTAATCGACTTCTGAAACGTGCTCTGATTTTCTAAGAAAATGAGATGAAAGATCACGTTCGACTAACATAAATGAACCCAGTAATAGTACCAAATCATAATTGACCAGGTATATGTGATGTGAATACTTCGTATACCATTTCAGGACGTATTCATTTGtgcatacatatatatatatataatatattcaagaTTGTTTCTAATCAAACACAACATTTTTACTATCATTGAATACTTTTATGTAAATTAGGTTAGATTTATCATATCCCGTGTACATGTAATGCATGTTATTTCAGCAgtctttttaaaatttgctCGACACCATAGAAATGATTTCGGAACAAATGCGAACGCAAGTGTCGTTAAGCGCAACGTGGCTCAAATCTCGGCATGGTGTAAACACAGCTTTACCTATATACTTTTTGTACATGGTGTAAAGTTGGGGATTATTTACTTTAATATATACGCCCCTTGGAGACACGATCTGTGTAATGTGCCTCTATCGTAACATTGTAGAAACCGTAGGTCTAGAAGATGTTTGACCTGTTGAACTAGTGATATTAATTTCTCGCCAATGTAATTGATATCAGGTATTTTTATACACAGTGTTCATATTTCAGATCGAGTCCATGTTTCACCGGTGGACCAAATCCATATGTTGATATTCTTAGACCTCAGCAGTATAGGAATTTAATTAAACTGAACCATATCCATATATCCAAGACAAA
This DNA window, taken from Antedon mediterranea chromosome 9, ecAntMedi1.1, whole genome shotgun sequence, encodes the following:
- the LOC140058489 gene encoding histamine H1 receptor-like, which gives rise to MDQQLSSQMQFSHPVQRDATIETSGTNSSTTNDNDATTMSLTIVIPVATFMVCVSIVTFIGNALVIHAIRTEKRLQTVSNYFIMSLAVADMLIGMIVTPLSMFLFVSDKWILGIPVCQAWLSVDYVCSTASIFNLFILSLDRYWSITSPLRYIRKRTVKRASVMISFVWIFSSLWIIPILFWHLVFLDGQRSIASDTCETEFYNNLIFKIITAAFNFYIPLFIMIYIYIRIYWEIRRRSELAVGRKTYGFKKKSIDEEARIVTQQLDLTSAQGGSFGDEFDYEYESLSTSKEGTICNDTPKKNNAINRPNHNGCEQLEELLKLKHVGHTSTEIEIEDDDDLKENGYQVDSNSNFEMDLSEMTSKLSAEADNENINEKQFLQNGLSSPKLHLRRCTSNLEYIPPEFTNNTYVSTDAKKEETNTSQQTQSKVPPKKRRVRRTVSSQQFEASSYMALQTVKENEEAISIQNHNSVMLQCMKSKSASFPRQKHIQGRPSLVPRSNGDAGSGFSRTASLSRKIGMSLQTGIAGETLGKIKRFSLSKEKKALKQLGAIVGCFVICWLPYFVVFMIVPFCENCVNEHFYYSTIWLGYINSAMNPFIYPLCNNNFRIAFKRMLRLNKSPSINTATVDR